The following proteins are co-located in the Dromiciops gliroides isolate mDroGli1 chromosome 2, mDroGli1.pri, whole genome shotgun sequence genome:
- the LOC122740263 gene encoding transcription initiation factor TFIID subunit 11-like, whose product MDEPGESSPEKAGDGSASDEVPVVAAVDAATPEPVPGAAQLPDVAPEDTDGEENGDSKEASAEDTELKGHEASDFPVPGREDSSLLPPAAKKMKIETKERKEKEHKVDEDEIQKMQILVSSFSEEQLNRYEMYRRSAFPKAAIKRLIQSITGTSVSQNVVIAMSGISKVFVGEVVEEALDVCEKWGELPPLQPKHMREAVRRLKSRGQIPNSKHKKIIFH is encoded by the coding sequence ATGGACGAGCCCGGCGAGTCGTCCCCGGAGAAGGCCGGAGATGGCTCCGCGTCAGATGAGGTGCCTGTCGTTGCCGCTGTCGATGCCGCCACCCCCGAGCCGGTCCCGGGAGCCGCCCAGCTGCCTGACGTGGCCCCGGAGGACACGGACGGCGAGGAGAACGGGGACTCCAAGGAGGCTTCGGCCGAAGACACCGAGCTCAAGGGCCATGAAGCATCAGATTTCCCTGTACCTGGAAGGGAGGACTCCTCCTTACTTCCTCCCGCAGCCAAAAAGATGAAGATAGAGacgaaagagaggaaggagaaagagcacAAAGTGGATGAAGATGAGATCCAGAAGATGCAGATCCTGGTGTCCTCCTTCTCCGAAGAACAGCTGAACCGTTACGAAATGTACCGTCGATCGGCCTTCCCCAAGGCCGCCATTAAGCGGCTGATCCAGTCCATCACTGGCACCTCGGTGTCCCAGAACGTCGTCATTGCCATGTCGGGCATCTCCAAGGTATTCGTCGGGGAGGTGGTGGAAGAAGCGCTGGATGTGTGTGAGAAGTGGGGAGAGCTGCCGCCGCTGCAGCCCAAGCACATGCGGGAGGCCGTGCGAAGGCTTAAATCCAGGGGGCAGATCCCGAACTCCAAGCACAAAAAAATCATCTTTCATTAG